In Psychrobacter sp. P11G3, a single genomic region encodes these proteins:
- a CDS encoding glycosyltransferase, whose product MTIRRVLHIVGKMDRAGAETMLMNLYRHIDHRQIQFDFVTFTDEIGDYDAEITALGGRIIPILANHSLTRMLKLKKFLKQQPDYRIVHAHMLLNNAFHLLAAKGAGVPHRISHSHSTSNGKTNIIKKIYEQWALITNRTLATERISCGDHAANYLFGTTKDVWLLPNAVDIQKMMTVANQSRHYIDQEFDAKSLGYKELKIIQVGRLNEVKNHQFSLEIAEQLKKRQIDFTLYIVGQGPLEDQLRRQVKEQALEDNIKFLGMRTDITELMASADCMIMPSLHEGFPVVLVESQTVGLMALVSDQVSPEVDLGLGLVCFLPIQSANVWVDSLLSFQPPISNEAEITKALNLHGFSAATNSQKLTQMYLNMR is encoded by the coding sequence ATGACTATCCGAAGAGTGCTGCACATAGTAGGCAAAATGGATCGTGCTGGGGCAGAGACCATGCTTATGAATTTATATCGTCATATAGATCATCGCCAGATTCAGTTTGATTTTGTCACTTTTACCGACGAGATCGGCGACTATGACGCTGAGATAACAGCGTTGGGAGGTAGAATTATACCAATTTTAGCTAATCATTCATTAACGCGCATGCTCAAACTTAAAAAATTCCTTAAACAGCAGCCTGATTATCGAATCGTTCATGCTCATATGCTATTAAACAATGCTTTTCATCTGTTGGCTGCTAAAGGTGCTGGCGTGCCGCATCGCATTTCGCACTCTCATAGCACCAGTAATGGTAAAACTAATATTATTAAAAAAATATATGAGCAATGGGCATTAATTACCAATCGTACCTTGGCTACTGAGAGAATCAGCTGCGGTGACCATGCTGCAAATTACCTATTTGGTACTACGAAAGATGTGTGGCTATTGCCCAATGCTGTTGATATACAGAAGATGATGACAGTCGCTAACCAATCACGGCATTATATCGATCAGGAGTTTGATGCTAAAAGTCTTGGATATAAAGAATTAAAGATTATCCAAGTTGGTCGTCTCAATGAGGTTAAAAATCATCAGTTTTCTTTAGAAATCGCTGAGCAGCTGAAAAAACGTCAAATCGATTTTACTTTATATATCGTTGGACAAGGTCCATTGGAAGATCAGTTAAGACGACAAGTGAAAGAGCAAGCCCTAGAGGATAATATTAAGTTTTTGGGTATGCGTACTGATATTACTGAGTTAATGGCCAGTGCTGACTGTATGATTATGCCATCCCTGCATGAGGGTTTTCCAGTGGTCTTAGTAGAAAGCCAAACAGTAGGACTTATGGCATTGGTTTCTGATCAAGTATCACCTGAAGTAGACTTGGGACTTGGACTTGTATGTTTTTTACCTATACAGTCAGCCAATGTTTGGGTGGATAGTTTGTTGAGTTTTCAGCCTCCAATATCCAATGAAGCAGAAATAACAAAGGCGCTAAATCTACATGGCTTTAGCGCCGCGACCAATTCGCAGAAGTTAACGCAAATGTATTTGAATATGCGATAA
- a CDS encoding EpsG family protein, translating to MLPYLLVLSLVVFWIVLEKKSLNRTSFWLPLITLALFAGGRSYWVGTDTANYTRNFNNKLSPESFRFNEDVEYGYQLFEYSLLHVTNNYFWLLIITSLVIVYCYLKIIKRYSVNYWLSVFLFITLGVYTFSFNGLRQGIAMALFTLAIPYLLEKRLFPYLLICAIASFFHITALFIIPFYFIVNLRVKPAYKILATFFGSLFVSRLLVSYISSTNDRYEDYAKVSEESGGFLTLGFYTVLMLLIIIASYVYKIRDKSFQQLLMFYASGVVFVIPLALLGTSASGPQRIISYFTWTLVLLLPVVLKKINNIYVYIISVFIFLAYFILTTSKFSDLSPYIINPMFEVF from the coding sequence ATGCTTCCTTATCTGTTGGTCCTTAGCCTTGTTGTTTTCTGGATAGTACTGGAGAAAAAATCTCTCAATCGTACGTCTTTTTGGCTGCCTTTAATTACTTTAGCGCTGTTCGCAGGCGGTCGTAGCTATTGGGTCGGTACGGATACTGCAAACTATACCAGAAACTTTAATAACAAATTGAGTCCTGAGTCCTTTAGATTCAATGAAGATGTTGAGTACGGCTACCAGTTATTTGAGTATTCATTACTGCATGTGACAAATAACTATTTTTGGCTACTGATTATCACCAGCTTGGTTATCGTCTATTGCTATTTAAAAATCATCAAAAGATACAGTGTGAACTATTGGCTCTCTGTATTTCTGTTCATTACGCTAGGCGTCTATACCTTTTCATTCAATGGATTGCGTCAAGGAATTGCAATGGCTTTGTTTACGTTGGCCATTCCTTATTTGCTAGAGAAACGGCTTTTTCCTTATCTATTAATATGTGCCATTGCATCATTTTTTCATATCACGGCTTTATTTATCATTCCATTTTATTTCATTGTAAATTTGAGAGTGAAGCCAGCTTATAAAATACTTGCGACGTTTTTCGGGTCGTTATTCGTTAGTAGGTTACTCGTATCTTATATTTCATCTACTAATGATCGATATGAAGATTATGCAAAAGTCTCTGAAGAGTCAGGCGGATTTTTGACACTTGGGTTTTACACAGTGCTCATGCTTCTCATCATTATTGCGAGCTATGTATATAAAATCAGAGACAAGAGCTTTCAACAGCTATTGATGTTTTATGCATCAGGCGTGGTTTTTGTCATACCACTAGCGCTGTTAGGTACTAGTGCTTCAGGCCCGCAAAGAATCATTTCGTATTTTACATGGACTTTGGTTTTGTTACTGCCTGTGGTTTTGAAAAAGATAAATAACATTTATGTCTATATCATCAGTGTATTTATCTTCCTTGCGTATTTCATCTTGACGACATCAAAGTTCAGCGACCTGAGTCCTTATATTATCAATCCTATGTTTGAGGTGTTCTGA
- a CDS encoding glycosyltransferase family 2 protein, with translation MKGHAYISIGIPIYNAEAYLATAIKSIWAQTHELWELILIDDGSTDNSLAIAKQFEKVDSRIRVISDGYNKKLPARLNQLIDESKYDYIARMDADDLIHPDRLAIQINFLENNPSYDLVSTGVVSIDAQNKVYGCRHVDDLYAGFESVETAYPIVHASILAKKSWYERNRYNENYPRSEDYDLWCRAISKQDLRLAVLPDLLYYYREEGNLSLAKIVRSYKDSLTTYSEYKKTNIVDSAKLEAKIGAVRLLDSLGLLQKIANKRNKITMSEELQESHQAVVNSLVAE, from the coding sequence ATGAAAGGTCACGCTTATATCTCAATTGGCATTCCTATCTATAACGCTGAAGCCTATTTGGCGACAGCTATAAAGTCGATATGGGCGCAGACACACGAGCTGTGGGAGCTTATTTTGATAGATGATGGTTCTACAGACAACTCGCTAGCAATAGCCAAACAATTTGAAAAGGTTGATAGCAGAATAAGAGTGATATCTGATGGTTACAACAAGAAACTGCCTGCTCGTCTGAACCAGCTTATTGATGAATCAAAATATGATTACATTGCTCGTATGGATGCTGACGATCTCATTCATCCAGATAGATTAGCTATACAAATAAATTTTCTAGAGAATAATCCCAGTTATGACTTGGTGTCTACTGGCGTAGTATCTATTGATGCTCAAAACAAGGTGTATGGCTGTCGTCATGTAGACGATTTATATGCAGGATTTGAGAGTGTGGAGACTGCATATCCTATTGTCCATGCGTCTATTTTGGCAAAAAAAAGTTGGTATGAGCGTAATAGATACAATGAGAATTATCCAAGGTCTGAAGATTATGACCTGTGGTGTAGAGCCATATCCAAACAGGATTTGCGCTTAGCCGTGCTCCCAGACTTGCTCTATTACTATAGAGAAGAGGGCAATCTGTCATTAGCAAAAATCGTTCGATCTTACAAAGATAGTCTTACGACATATAGTGAATATAAAAAAACCAATATCGTCGACAGTGCTAAGTTAGAAGCAAAAATCGGTGCGGTAAGGTTATTAGACTCGCTAGGGCTCTTGCAAAAGATAGCCAATAAAAGAAACAAAATAACGATGTCCGAAGAACTCCAAGAAAGCCATCAAGCAGTTGTTAATAGTTTGGTTGCTGAATAA
- a CDS encoding glycosyltransferase gives MKPKICFIMTDAVSFNVLYRNQLEYIRDSSNFEITVICGGSREQLDILRARNLGEVVDLNFQRKPSVLQDAKSLVLLTRYLLTRRFDIVIYLTPKALLLGSIASTLTMQKRRVAFSVGRAYENFSGLKKRVFQGLDQLSFGLSHEVLFVSDSLVNVCLSENLLKKNKARVIDNGSFNGIDIDVLRPVEQMEKQKLRQQYRVPVDAFVICVVGRICEDKGLKDIGEISESLKSENIHFMFIGDFEDDIGKSVVDRIMREGKGVYIPANPKVEEVIQCADLHLFLSYREGFGNVAIEAASCGVPTFAYDVVGVKDSVKQDISGQKFQLKDTVIVTEAIKQAITDINFKDKYPKARAWAIQNFEQKELWQSYLDFYLHQTNKA, from the coding sequence ATGAAACCAAAAATATGCTTTATTATGACGGACGCCGTTTCTTTTAATGTGTTATATCGCAATCAGCTTGAATATATTAGAGACTCTTCAAACTTTGAGATTACGGTAATCTGTGGCGGCAGTAGGGAGCAGCTAGATATTTTACGTGCACGTAATCTAGGAGAAGTGGTTGATTTAAATTTTCAGCGCAAGCCTTCTGTGCTACAAGATGCCAAGTCATTAGTGCTATTAACTCGTTACCTGTTGACTAGACGATTTGATATTGTGATTTATTTAACACCAAAGGCTTTATTGTTAGGAAGCATAGCCAGCACACTCACTATGCAAAAGAGAAGAGTTGCCTTTAGTGTGGGACGAGCCTATGAGAATTTTTCAGGCCTAAAGAAGCGCGTTTTTCAGGGTCTTGATCAACTTAGCTTTGGTCTTTCTCATGAGGTTCTATTCGTTTCTGATTCTTTAGTAAATGTGTGCTTGTCAGAGAATCTCCTGAAAAAAAATAAGGCACGTGTCATCGATAATGGTTCATTTAACGGTATTGATATTGATGTGCTCAGACCGGTAGAGCAGATGGAAAAACAAAAATTAAGACAACAGTATAGAGTGCCTGTAGACGCTTTTGTAATTTGTGTTGTCGGTAGAATTTGTGAAGACAAAGGCCTAAAAGATATTGGTGAGATATCTGAAAGCCTTAAATCAGAGAATATTCACTTTATGTTCATCGGAGACTTCGAAGATGACATCGGCAAGTCGGTCGTTGATAGAATAATGAGAGAAGGTAAGGGCGTATATATACCAGCCAATCCGAAAGTAGAAGAGGTAATTCAGTGTGCTGATTTGCATCTATTTTTAAGCTACCGAGAGGGTTTTGGGAATGTTGCTATCGAAGCGGCTAGTTGCGGTGTGCCAACGTTTGCCTATGATGTGGTTGGTGTAAAAGATAGTGTAAAACAAGATATCAGCGGTCAAAAGTTCCAGTTAAAAGACACTGTGATCGTGACAGAAGCCATCAAGCAAGCAATCACTGATATCAATTTTAAAGATAAGTATCCTAAAGCAAGAGCTTGGGCGATTCAGAACTTCGAACAAAAAGAACTATGGCAGAGTTATTTGGATTTTTATCTACACCAGACAAATAAGGCCTAA
- a CDS encoding sugar transferase: MIKRLFDIVCATTALAVLSPVYVATAYKVSKNLGAPVLFRQIRPGLYGKPFEMVKFRSMKDDIDADGNPLEDGERLTSFGKALRNTSLDELPELWNVIKGDMSLVGPRPLLMEYLPLYNDEQARRHNVRPGITGYAQVNGRNAIGWDERFALDTWYVDNQSLWLDIKILFKTVKKVIIKDGISAEGEATMSKFMGNSINEEML; this comes from the coding sequence ATGATAAAACGACTATTTGACATTGTATGTGCAACGACAGCGTTAGCAGTGCTATCTCCTGTCTATGTTGCAACTGCATATAAGGTGAGTAAGAATCTTGGTGCGCCTGTTCTATTTCGTCAGATTCGTCCAGGTCTGTATGGCAAGCCATTTGAGATGGTAAAATTTCGCTCAATGAAGGATGATATAGACGCAGATGGCAACCCTTTAGAAGATGGCGAGCGATTGACATCGTTTGGTAAAGCGCTGCGTAACACCAGCCTTGATGAGTTACCTGAGCTTTGGAATGTCATAAAAGGCGATATGAGTCTAGTGGGCCCGCGACCATTATTAATGGAATATCTGCCCTTATATAATGATGAACAAGCGCGCCGACACAATGTCCGCCCAGGTATTACAGGATATGCTCAAGTCAATGGTCGCAACGCTATTGGGTGGGATGAGAGGTTTGCATTGGATACATGGTATGTGGACAATCAGTCGCTGTGGTTGGATATTAAGATTTTATTTAAAACAGTGAAAAAGGTCATTATCAAAGATGGCATTAGTGCTGAGGGCGAAGCAACTATGAGTAAATTCATGGGCAATAGTATTAATGAAGAAATGCTTTAA
- a CDS encoding DegT/DnrJ/EryC1/StrS family aminotransferase: MLNTPFSPWPKFTQHEADAVSRVLLSNKVNYWTGEECRQFEREFADWVGSKYAIALGNGTLALDVALQALDIGAGDEVIVTPRTFIASISSIVNAGATPIFADVDEATGNITAETITAVLSDKTKGIVCVHLAGWPCDMDSIMALADERDLYVIEDCAQAHGARYKGRSVGSIGHVGAWSFCQDKIMTTGGEGGMVTTDSELLWRKMWAYKDHGKSYAAVYETEQSPGYNWLHESFGTNWRMTEMQGVLGRIQLEKMSEWTAKRTANAQAILKACSKWESKGYLCVPRLEHLAQFSNTNHAYYKLYVYVQSDNLPDGWTRDRIIEVINNQGVPCFSGSASEVYLEKAFDNTGLRPSIRLPMAKQLGESSLMFLVHPTLTAAEIELTIQAIDSVFGSMDE, from the coding sequence ATGCTAAATACCCCTTTTTCACCTTGGCCAAAATTTACGCAACATGAGGCTGACGCTGTCAGTCGAGTGCTACTATCTAATAAAGTCAATTATTGGACAGGCGAAGAATGTCGTCAGTTTGAGCGAGAGTTTGCTGACTGGGTAGGTAGTAAGTACGCAATAGCGTTGGGTAATGGTACCCTAGCATTGGATGTCGCGTTACAAGCACTCGATATAGGTGCAGGTGATGAGGTCATTGTCACACCGCGTACCTTTATCGCTAGTATTTCATCAATCGTTAATGCAGGTGCGACTCCCATCTTTGCAGATGTTGATGAAGCAACTGGTAATATCACTGCTGAAACCATCACCGCTGTACTGAGTGATAAAACCAAAGGTATCGTGTGCGTCCATCTAGCTGGATGGCCATGTGATATGGACAGTATTATGGCACTGGCAGATGAGCGTGACCTATATGTTATTGAAGATTGCGCGCAAGCTCATGGCGCACGATATAAAGGGCGAAGCGTGGGCAGTATTGGTCATGTTGGGGCATGGAGTTTTTGCCAAGATAAAATTATGACCACAGGAGGTGAGGGCGGTATGGTCACCACCGATAGCGAACTGCTATGGCGAAAAATGTGGGCGTATAAGGATCATGGTAAGAGCTATGCGGCAGTCTATGAAACGGAACAATCACCTGGCTACAACTGGCTACATGAAAGCTTTGGCACCAATTGGCGTATGACTGAGATGCAAGGCGTTTTGGGGCGTATTCAACTGGAGAAAATGAGTGAGTGGACAGCCAAACGGACTGCTAATGCGCAAGCCATACTAAAGGCATGTAGTAAATGGGAGTCCAAAGGCTACCTTTGTGTGCCAAGACTAGAACATTTAGCGCAGTTCTCCAATACGAACCATGCTTACTATAAATTATATGTCTATGTGCAGTCCGATAATCTACCTGATGGCTGGACACGTGACCGCATTATTGAAGTAATTAACAATCAAGGTGTGCCTTGCTTCTCTGGATCTGCGTCAGAGGTCTATTTGGAGAAGGCCTTTGATAATACTGGGTTGCGTCCAAGTATTAGATTGCCAATGGCAAAGCAGCTAGGAGAGAGTAGTCTCATGTTTTTGGTGCATCCTACGCTTACGGCGGCTGAAATTGAACTGACAATACAGGCGATCGATAGTGTGTTTGGTTCGATGGACGAATAA